The following proteins come from a genomic window of Pirellulaceae bacterium:
- the wecB gene encoding UDP-N-acetylglucosamine 2-epimerase (non-hydrolyzing), translating into MLVATIIGARPQFIKAAVVSRAIAVYSGQHPSALREVIIHTGQHFDANMSDVFFDELDIPRPDHHLGIGGGSHGQNTGRMIEALEAILIQQRPNWVLIYGDTDSTLAGALAAVKLHIPVAHVEAGLRSFNRRMPEEINRVLADHASDLLLTPTDTATRNLVGEGLSGDKVLQVGDVMYDAALYYGQRAQKTSRIIGQLELQEHRFILATIHRAENTDDRNHLGEILSGLSTSTLPVVLPIHPRTRKRLTDFGIALPENIKLIDPVGYLDMVRLECSAALIVTDSGGVQKEAFFHRVPCVTVRNETEWVETVASGWNRLTGANGQRIAKALVDFAAPTEVSHNFYGHGDAGGSIVRCLIERNRAGQSAS; encoded by the coding sequence ATGTTAGTTGCCACGATCATCGGCGCGCGCCCTCAGTTCATTAAAGCGGCTGTAGTGTCGCGCGCCATTGCTGTGTACTCAGGCCAACATCCAAGTGCCTTGCGTGAGGTTATCATCCACACTGGGCAGCACTTTGACGCCAATATGTCGGATGTGTTTTTCGACGAACTGGATATTCCTCGCCCAGACCATCACTTGGGTATCGGTGGTGGAAGTCACGGTCAAAATACCGGTCGTATGATCGAAGCCCTCGAGGCGATTCTAATCCAGCAGCGCCCCAACTGGGTATTGATCTACGGCGATACCGACTCGACGTTGGCTGGGGCCTTGGCTGCGGTCAAGTTACACATACCGGTGGCGCATGTGGAAGCCGGCCTACGCAGCTTCAATCGACGTATGCCGGAAGAGATCAATCGCGTCCTGGCAGACCATGCCTCCGACTTGCTGCTCACTCCCACAGACACCGCTACACGGAATTTGGTTGGTGAAGGTCTCAGCGGAGACAAGGTGCTGCAAGTTGGCGATGTGATGTATGACGCGGCACTCTACTATGGTCAAAGGGCACAGAAGACGAGCCGCATCATAGGACAACTTGAACTACAAGAACACCGATTCATCCTGGCCACAATCCATCGCGCTGAAAATACGGACGACCGCAATCATCTAGGCGAGATTTTATCCGGGCTGAGTACGAGTACGCTGCCTGTTGTACTACCCATTCATCCGCGCACTCGCAAGCGGCTGACCGATTTTGGAATAGCCCTGCCAGAAAACATTAAATTGATCGATCCTGTCGGCTACCTAGACATGGTGCGACTGGAGTGCTCGGCTGCACTGATCGTTACCGACAGCGGCGGAGTCCAAAAAGAGGCCTTCTTCCATCGCGTGCCCTGCGTGACGGTCCGCAATGAAACCGAGTGGGTGGAGACTGTCGCGTCAGGCTGGAATCGACTGACCGGTGCTAACGGCCAGAGAATTGCCAAGGCACTAGTAGATTTTGCGGCACCGACGGAAGTGTCTCACAACTTTTATGGCCATGGGGATGCAGGCGGTAGTATTGTTCGCTGCTTGATTGAACGTAACCGTGCGGGCCAGTCAGCGTCCTAA
- a CDS encoding polysaccharide deacetylase family protein, with amino-acid sequence MLVIASSNAGSPNVLYAASRVFDEALGLPWRAEAAEIPDFRIRLEGATGEVRLPDVFFRRAEADWLSPDSLPVEPLQKWDSREITSEISLVHPVVPVIFGAPHPQTQVNSECITLPIDILGSTFFMLSRYEEAVLADRDEHDRFPATASLAYQAGFLDRPIIDEYIEILWEAMKRLWPGLKRKPRSRTIRVTCDVDSPYAVDYSGRSMVRGLVNDLVKQKTPGLALQNLYTRLRALCGNFSGDPHLEKIQWMMDENERAGNRVAFYFLTDCKYPGLDGRYRIGQPVIRKLLRQIYDRGHEIGLHPSYATYLNSQQTTHEAELLRRTLEEEGIPSAGLGGRQHYLRWRTPTTARNWEMADMAYDSTLSYADRAGFRCGTSREFTMYDVEQRRPMKLKQRPLILMECSVIAERYMALGYTDEALAYMRSLKERALSIGGEFTLLWHNSFFLNPAADCFYQDMIQ; translated from the coding sequence GTGCTCGTAATCGCGTCATCAAACGCTGGGTCGCCCAATGTTTTGTACGCTGCCAGCCGAGTTTTCGACGAGGCTTTAGGTCTACCGTGGAGAGCGGAAGCAGCAGAGATACCAGACTTTCGAATCAGGCTTGAGGGTGCAACTGGTGAAGTCCGTCTACCGGATGTTTTCTTTCGACGAGCCGAAGCCGATTGGCTGAGCCCTGATAGTCTTCCCGTGGAGCCGCTTCAGAAGTGGGACAGTCGTGAAATCACGTCCGAGATTTCGCTAGTGCACCCCGTCGTTCCGGTGATATTCGGTGCACCACATCCTCAGACGCAGGTAAATTCAGAATGCATCACGCTGCCAATTGATATCCTTGGCTCAACTTTCTTCATGTTATCCCGTTACGAGGAGGCGGTCCTCGCGGATCGTGATGAACACGATCGGTTTCCGGCAACGGCATCGTTGGCCTACCAGGCTGGTTTTTTAGATCGCCCAATCATCGACGAATACATCGAAATCCTCTGGGAGGCAATGAAGCGGCTGTGGCCGGGGCTTAAGCGGAAGCCCAGAAGTCGCACAATCCGGGTAACTTGTGATGTTGATAGTCCATACGCTGTGGATTATTCCGGACGCTCCATGGTGCGTGGGCTGGTCAATGATTTGGTTAAGCAAAAAACTCCTGGCCTGGCACTTCAAAACCTATACACACGCTTAAGAGCGCTGTGCGGCAATTTTTCGGGCGATCCCCATTTGGAGAAGATCCAGTGGATGATGGATGAAAACGAGCGGGCGGGCAACCGTGTAGCATTCTACTTTCTGACCGACTGCAAGTATCCGGGACTGGACGGACGATATCGCATCGGCCAGCCAGTGATCCGCAAGCTCTTACGGCAGATATATGATCGAGGTCATGAAATCGGTCTGCATCCCAGTTACGCCACCTATCTGAATTCCCAACAGACCACACACGAAGCAGAATTATTGCGCCGTACACTTGAGGAGGAGGGAATTCCATCAGCAGGACTTGGAGGACGCCAACATTACCTGCGTTGGCGCACTCCGACCACCGCCCGCAACTGGGAAATGGCTGACATGGCCTATGATTCGACGTTATCGTATGCCGACCGAGCCGGGTTCCGCTGTGGCACCAGTCGCGAGTTTACAATGTACGATGTCGAGCAACGTCGGCCAATGAAGCTCAAGCAGCGCCCGCTGATACTTATGGAATGCTCGGTGATCGCGGAGCGGTACATGGCGCTGGGCTATACCGATGAAGCCTTAGCATACATGCGGTCATTGAAGGAGCGAGCCCTGTCGATCGGTGGCGAATTCACTTTGCTGTGGCACAATTCGTTTTTCTTGAATCCGGCAGCAGATTGCTTTTACCAGGATATGATTCAGTGA